The genomic segment CGTCCCCAGCACCGTCTACGGGCTGTGGTCGTTCTCCTTGCTCAATGACAGCCTCTGGGCGGCGTGCGCCTACTACGCCGAGGGAGATGCCGGGTTGACGGCCGCCGGCATCGCCGCCGAGATAGCGGAGCACCTGCCACTCCTGCTGGCGACCGGCTGCGCCTTCCTCGATCGGACCGCGCCCGCCTTCCGGACCTGACCCGCCTGGACTTGACCGACACCGGCAATTGTGCCGGTGTGCGGAGGCTCGCGTGCGCCTAGCGTCGGTCTGGACAGCCGGCGGAGGAGTCACCAGGGAGCGCACGATGGCGGAGAACGGCTACCGGGTAGAGGCGGACATGCTCCGCGCACTCGCAATGTCCATCCTGGACCGGGCCGGTGACTTCACGCGGGTCGCCGCCGAGGTGGTCGCGGAGCCGTTGGATGGGTCGGCCTTCGGCTACATCCCGTTGGTGTCGTCGGAGCTCTTCGAGAGCTACCAGCACACTCTGACCGCGGCCGGCGACGGAATCCGCGAGTACGCCGAGTTGACCGCCTCCGTCGCCGGCGCGGTCGAGATGGTCCGGCAGTCCTGCGTGGCCGCCGACGACAACATCTTCGACCGGTACCGCAGCCTGAACCCGGATGCCCGATTCTGACGAGGGAGCCTGCAATGTCAACCGCCATCGCGGAACGCACCAGCACCTACCTCGACGACTTCGTCGCGAGGACCCCGGTCGAGGTCCGGCACATCGCCCAGCAGGCCGCCGACGCCCTGCAATCTCTGTTGGAGTACGGCACAGGTGATCCGGACGAGCTGTGGGCGGCGGCCGAACGGATGCGGGCGGATGCGAAGAAGCTCGCCGACCTCGGCGTGGCGCAGTCGAAGGACCGGGCGGCGGCCACCGACGGTGGCTGGTGTGGCGGGTCGGCCGACGCGTTCGACGTCCTGATGGCCGACAACGACGAACAGGTACGCCTGCTGGTCGCCTCTCTCAACCAGGTGGCGGAGGTGCTGACGGCGGCACACCGGGCGGCGGCGGATGCCGTGAACCTGCTGCTCGAACTGATCGCCGGCTTCGCGATCGCGTTCGTGCGGGAGGCGGTGGTCTCCGTGGCCTTGGGCCTACTGTCCGGCGGCCTTGCGGTGCTGGCCTTCGCGGCTCGGTGGTTGACCCGGCTTGCCGCGACCATGACCGAGGGCTGGCGGATCGTCCGGCGGCTCGGTGCGATTTTCGGGCAGCTCTCCCGACTTCTGCGCGACCTGGCTGCCAAGGTGGCGGATCTCCGGACGCAGTTGCAGGTGCTGAAGAAGAAGATGAAGACGTCGGGCATCTCGTGGAAGGAGTGGGGGGAGCTCAAGGTCAAGCACGCCGTGTTGCTCGCCGTTCCGATCACCGCATTCAACTTGATCTCCCCTGTCAACCTGACGGGATACGCCGGCGCCGGAAGCGATGCCGCCGTAGGCGCCTGGGACCTGATCAGCGACGGCAAGAGGGACCGCAACTATTTGATGGACGACACCTACAAGGACGACTTGAAGTTCGGCAGCCGGCTGTTTCAGGACCTGCTCGACTCGTTGAACTGAGACCGGGCCGGCCAGCGGTGGAAGGGGAGTGCGATGGAATACCCGGCGTTGGACCGGATGGAGCGTTTCATGGCCGAGATCGGATCGGCCGGTGAGCAGCTCGCCGCGCAGGTGGGCCAGTTGCGGGAGACGTCCTTCCGGGCCGGCGACGACCTGGGGATGGTGTGGGTTGTGGTGGACCACGCCGGCCGGGTCGAGAACGTCAGCCTGGACCCGAGGGCGGTGGAGCTGACCGCCGACGACCTCGGCTGGCGCATCAACGACACCATCCGGCTGGCCCGACAGACCGCCGCCGCACACACCGACGCAGTCTTGGCCGAGGCCTTCCCACCCAGCCGCTAGCCGACGAGCCCATTTCCGGTGCCCGCCACGCCTCGGGCCGTCTCCTGGTGCCCGCCACGCCTCGGGCCGTCTCCTGGTGCCTGCCACGCCTCGGGCCGTCTCCTGGCGTTCGCCACGCCTCGGGCGTCTCCTGGCGCCCGCCACGCGGCGGGCCGTTCCTGGCTTCTGTCTGGCGGCGGGTGAGTTCTGGCGCGCGCCATGCGGCTGGTGGTTCTGGCGCGCGTCCGTGCGCCGTCGGTCAGGCGGTGCTGTCCCGCAGGCCGACGGCGTCGTGGCGCCAGAAGGTCTCCGAGTAGACGAACGTCCCGGTGTGCCACGGCTCGTAGGTCGGCAGCCGGATCACCTGGAACGCCCGCTCCGGTATACGCAGCGACGGCCGGCGAAAGCCGTGTCCGCCGCCCGGCTCGAAGCCGAAGCGGGCGTAGTAACGCGGGTCGCCCTCCAGAAACACCAGCGGTACGCCCCGCTCCACCATGGTCTCCAGCCCGTGCCGGATCAGCGCCGCGCCGACGCCTTCGCGCTGCCGGGCCGGGAGCACCGCCAGCGGGCTGAGGACCTGCACCTCGACCAGGCGGCGCGGAGCGTCCAGCAGGCCGCGGGTGAACATCACCTGCCCGATCACCCGGCCGCCGTCCTCGGCGACCAGGGATAGCCCGTTGTCCGCGGTGATGCTCTCCCGCAGGTCGTCGACCAGGTCGGCCACCATCCGCCCGTGGTCGCCGAACGCCTCCCGGTGCAACTCGCGTACGGCCTCGTGGTCCCCGCGCTCCTCAGCGCGGCACCCAACCGCCCGTCCGTCACTCATGCGGCAGCCCTTCCATGCTCTCCGGCACCCCGCGCGCACCCCTTCCCTGCTCCGCGCGCCCTCCCCGCGCCGCACATTCCGTGCGCCACACCTCTGCGCCGCGCTTTCCGGTCTCACCTTTCCGCGTCGGCGCGGCGGGTGGTGGGTGGTTTCAGGAACGAGGTGAACGCCAGTTACCTTAAAACTGCGAGGTAGGGTAACTGGTGTTCACCTCGTGAGCCCCTGCCGTCGGCGTTCGCGGATGGCGGCGGTGACGTGGGTGACTATTTGTCCGGGATGTTGTCTTACGTCGTCGGCGGTGAAGCGGAGCACGAGCCAGCCGTGCGCGCGCAGTGCGTTGAGACGGGCGACGTCGCGACGGAAGTGCGCGCGTTCCCGATGATGATCACCCTCGTACTCGATGGCGATCCGCCAATCCGGGTAGGCGAGGTCGATCCGGCCCAGGTGGCGGCCGTTCGCGGTGCGGACGGTGTGTTGGGCCGTCAGGGGTGGGAGCCCGGCGTCGAGCAGGATCAGCCGGAGCCGGGTCTCCATCGGAGACTCCGTCCGTGGCTCGGCGACGGCCAGCAGCTCGCGGAGCTGCGCCGCACCGGGCCACCTCGGGTGCCCGCTCAGATATGCGGCCAGCTCGGGCGGCCGGACCACCTTGCGGTGCAGCAGAGCGTCCAGCGCGACCAGCGCCTCGGTACGCGGCAGCCGCCGGCCGAGGTCGAAGGCGGTACGCACGCCCGTGGTGAGTGGCAGCGCGGCGAATGTCGTCATGTCGTCGGTCGCCAGGTCGGCGTAGGTGACAGCTACTCGCGGGTGCGGGCGGGACCGGGTGGTGCCGGGCAGGACAACCGAGACCGGACTGTCACGGGGCAGCAGGTCCACCCCGTGCAGGTACGCGGCGCTGAGCCCGCCGATCGCGGCGCCGGCCGGGAGCCGGAGCGCGACCGCGTCGCACCACATCCGGTGGTCGTCGGCCTGGTAGGCGTCGGCGTGGATGTAGACGTCCGGTAGCAGTCGGCGCCAGGTCGGCCCGACCAGCATCCGCCTGGTGAGCAACCCGTCGGCGACGGCCCGGCGGCCGGAGAACGGCACGAACGACAGGTCGCGGGGAACAACGGCAGCGCGGGGCATCGCCCCAGCTTGCCGTGCCCGACCGTCACGCCGCTGCCCCACCCCCACCCGGAACCACCAGCCGGACGGGTCACGGCGGGCTGGACGGCCAGAACGGGCGGATCGGGCCAGCCGACCTCAGCGGCACGCGGGGCGAGGCGCGGGCGAGGTGAGTCGCGGACGCGGGGCGCGGGGCGAGGTGAGGCGCGGGGCGCGGGGCGAGGTGAGGCGCGGGGCGCGGGGCGAGGTGAGGCGCGGGGCGCGGGGCGAGGCGCGGGCGCGAGGTGAGGGCGGGGCGCGCGGTGCGGGCGTGGGGTGCGGTGTGGGGTCAGGGGCGGGTGGGCCAGCGGTCGGCCCAGGTGCGGAGCAGGTCGGTTGCCTCGTCCAGGTGGCCCTGCCGGGTCAACAGGGTCAGCAGCAGGCCGACGCAGCGCCAGTCGTCGTCGATGACGCCGGAGCGCAGCAACTCGATCGCCTCGTCGACCCGGTCCTGGTTGACCAGCAGGCCGGCCAGCTCGATCCGGGCGGTCGGCTCGCCCTGGTCGGCGGCGAGCCGCCAGAAACGCTCGGCCTCGCCGGCGTGGCCCTGGTCGTACAGGAGAGCCGCCAACCGGGAGGCGGCGTGCCAGTCACCGCTTTCGGCGAGGCTGCGCAGCTCGTCCACATGGCCCCGGTCGGCGAGCAGGTCGGCCAGCACCCGGCCGGCGTCGGATTCGCCGGACTCAGCCAGGTTGCGCAGGTAGCCGGTGGGATCGGGGACCGGGATCATGCCGGCCGCCTCCGATCCGAAGAACCGGCTGCCGCCGAACTCGGCGCGCAGCTCGTCGTCGAGATCGTCGGCGATCTCCATCATCGCCTTGATCGCCAGCAGCAGGTGGGTGGCCTGGAAGTCCTGGCCGAAGACCGGAATGGACGCCCAGACGGTGTCGCCGGTGCAGTAGATCCGACCCAGCGCCATGCCGTTGGTCAGATCGGACAGTCGCTGGTAGAGCGTCTCGGTGGGCTGCACCCCGCTGAGCAGCGGGGAGAAGACGTCCACCAGGGGCGGATCCTCCATTGCCCGTACGAAGATCATGGCCGAACCGGCGCGGATGCCGATGTCCCCGTCGGAGTCCAGTCGCAGCTGGTCCGGGGTGACCCCGAGCAGTTCGGCGACGACCAGCCGGACCCGGCCGGCGAGCTTCTCGCCCAGGTCCGGCGGGCGGTAGGCGCGGCCCTCCGGCTCGCCTTCGGCGTAGGGGTCGAGGACCGGGCGGGCGGCCAGGGCCGCGGCCAACTTGGTCCGGGTCCGCAGCGGCACCGGTGCGGTCGTGGTGGCGGGTCGGGCGGCCAGCGCCGAGATCAGCCGCTGGACGAAGCCGTCAGACCGGGTCATCGCCGTCACCCCCGGGCCAGTTCGGATCGACCGGCGGCTTGTCGAGCACCCGCACCTGATCGAACATCTTGGCGATGAAGAGCGGGGCCACCACGCCGAAGGTGAAGGTGGCGAACGCGGTGGTGGCGAGCCCACCGGCTCCGGCCGCCGCAGCGAGACCCGTGCCGGCGACGGCCCGCAACAGCACCGCGAACATCACGATCGGGCGGTCCCGCCTGTCCCGCCACGGCCACCGCCACCGGCCCCTCGACTCGGTGGTGGGGCGCATCATCCCGTAGAGGTTGAGCGCCTCCGCCACCACGCTGCCGACAAGTCCCCACGTCGCGGCGATCCATAGAGACACGTCCCCACTGTACTGATCGTGGTCGCGGTCTCACCCCACGGGTGTCCACCGGCGAACCAAGCCTCCGGCACTGCTGCTCGGTCACCCTCTGAACGGTAACCCGCGCGGGCAACGGGCGGGGCCGTCCGGCGGTCGCGGACGGGCACCCGCATCGGTCGCCTCTTCGGCCACCGGCGCACCGACTAACGGCCCGGGTCCGCGACTAACGGCCCGAGTCGGCGACTAACGGCCGGTACGGACGTTTCGTCCGGTGCGCCGAGGTCTCGTGCGCTACCGTCGTGGCCGGCCGACTGTGCCCGACCGGTGGAGGTTTTCGAGGTGTGTGGGATCGTCGCGGCGCTACCGGACTACAGCGGCGACTCGGAGGGCGTGTCGGACCGCCAGTTGCTGGAGATCCTGCCCGATCCGCCCGCCGTCGACCTGACCGCCGCGCGCGGCGTACCCGGTGAGGTGACCGCCGGTCTCGACTGGTTCGTCAAGAGCCTGGGCGCGGCCGCCGAGCTGTACACGGCACCGGCTGCCATCCACCGGCTCGCGGTCACCCCCCGGTTGCGGGCCGGGACCGCCGACCGGCTGCGGGCGCTGGAACGCTGGCTCGCCGAACTGGACGACGTGCTCGACGACTCCGGCGCGTCCTGGGACGCCGACCTGCTGGAGCGGACCCAGCGACTGGCCGTCCGGGCGCGCGACCTGGTCTGGACGATCGGCAATGACCGGATCGAGGCGGCCACCCGGATCGGCGGGCTGGCGCCCGCCGGGATCGCCACCCTGGCCGCCGCCCGCAGCTACCTCGCGCTGGACGCGGTGCTGGACGCGGTCGACCGGCTTGAGGTACGCGGCCGGGACTCCGCCGGCGTCCAGGTCTGGATCACCTTCGACGAGCAGCCGGCGGCGGCCGAGTTGCCCGACGCGCTGCGGTCCCGGGTCGACGCCGACTACCGGCACCGCGCGGTGCGGTTCTTCCGGGGCGGCCTCTCGGTGGTCTACAAGCGAGCGTCGATAATCGGCCGGCTCGGTGACAACGTCGCGTACCTGCGGGCCGCGATCGCCGCCGACGGCGACCTGCACGCCCTGCTCGCCCTGCCCGGCGCCCGGGTGACGGTGCTCGCGCACACCCGGTGGGCCAGCGTCGGGCGGATCTCGGAGGCCAACGCCCACCCGGTCGACAGCGAGACCGGTTCGGCGACCGGCGGCGGCTTGGCGACCGCCGTGCTGAACGGGGACATCGACAACCACGTCGAGCTGCGGGAGCGGCTGCGGCTGCCGGCCGACCCGGCCGGGGTGAGCACCGACGCGAAGCTGATCCCGGTGATGCTGGCCGCCGAGGTCGACGCCGGGACCGAGCCGGCCCGGGCGCTGGCTCACTGCGTACGCCGGTATCACGGTTCGTTCGCGATCGGCGCGCAGACCGACGCGGCGCCGGACCGGCTGCTGCTGGCCGTGCAGGGCAGCGGGCAGGGCCTCTACGTCGGCTTCGCGCCGGGCTGCTTCCTGGTGGCCAGCGAGGTGTACGGCCTGGTCGGCTGGACCGACACCTACCTGCGGTTGGACGGCACCGCGGCGGGCGAGGGCGAGGAGGGGGCCGGGTCGGTGGTCGCCCTGGACCGGGCCGGGGCGGGCACGCTCGCCGCGCTGCGCGCGTACACCCTGGCCGGTCAGGTCCGGCCGGTCACCGAGGAGGATCTCTCCACCGCCGAGATCACCACCCGGGACGTGGCGCGGGGCAGCTTCGACCACTATCTGGAGAAGGAGATCACCGAGGCGCCGTCGTCGTTCCGCAAGAGCCTGCGCGGTCGGTACGCGGTCGACGGGGAGCGGCTGGTGGTGGCGCTTGGCGAGACGACCTTCCCGGCGGCGTTGCGGGAGCGCTTCGCCGCCGGCCAGCTCACCGAGCTGATCTTCGTGGGGCAGGGTACGGCCGCGGTGGCCTGCAAGGGCATCGCGAACGTGGCCCGCCAGTTGCTGCATCCGGCGCTGTCGGTGGAGGCGATGCCCGCCACCGAGCTCTCCGCCTGGGGGCTGCGGGCGGACATGTCCGCGGTCTGCCTGGTCGCGGTGAGCCAGTCCGGGTCGACCACCGACACGAACCGGGCGGTGGACATGGCCCGGTCCCGGGGCGCGGCGGTGCTGGCGATCGTGAACCGGCGTGACAGCGACCTGGCGCACAAGAGCGACGGGGTGCTCTACACCTCGGACGGCCGGGACGTCGAGATGGCGGTGGCCTCCACCAAGGCGTTCTACTCGCAGGCGGCGACCGGCGCGTTGCTGGCGCTGCAGATCGCCCGGGTCTGTGACCGGCTGGCGCCGGATCTGGAGGACTCGCTGCTGCGCGCGTTGCTGGAGCTGCCGCACCAGATCGAGGCGCTGCACCAGCTGGCGCCGACCGTCGCGGAGATCTCCGAGGTGGCGATCAGGTATCCGTACTGGACGGTGGTCGGTTCCGGCCCGAACCGGGTGGCCGCCGAGGAGAGCCGGATCAAGCTCTCGGAGCTCTGTTACAAGACCATCTCCACCGACGCGGTCGAGGACAAGAAGCACGTGGACCTCTCGGCCGAGGCGTTCGTGCTGGTCTGCGCGGCCGGGGCGCCGCCCGGCCAGATCCGTGACCTGACCAAGGAGGTGGACATCTTCGCCGCCCACCGCAACGCGCCGGTGGTGGTGGTGGACGAGGGGGTCGACGTGCCGTGGGCGACGGACTGGGTGGTCCGGGTGCCGGCCGCTCACCCCGCGTTCGCCTGGATCCTGAGCACGGCCGCCGGGCACCTGTTCGCGTACCACTGCGCGCGGGCGATCGACCGGCGGGCGGATCCGCTGCGGGAGGCGTTGGCCGCCCTGGAGGGCTCGGTGGACGCCGGTCTGCTCGGCCTCGACGATCTCGACCGGGCCTGCGACAACCTGCACCAGTTCCTCGCCGAGGCGGCGACCGGTTCGGTCCGCGGCGTGCTGACCAGCGACACCGCGATCCGGCTCTGGCAGGCGGCGCTGCTGCTGCGGCACGGTACGGCGGCGATGGAGTCGCTGCCGGCGGAGGCGGCCGACCCGGTCGAGTTCGTCCGGGAGCGGATCACCTCGGCGGTGGACGAGTTGACCCGCTCGATCGACTCGGTGAAGCACCAGGCCAAGACGGTCACCGTCGGCACCTCGCGGGGTGACTCCGACCTGTTGGAGAACCCGTTGACGGCGGCGGTCACCGAGGCCGGCGGCGATCCTTCGGTGGTGAGCTACCCGGTGCTGATGGCGCTGCGGGCGTTCTCCCGGGTGGTGGCGGCGGTGGCGGGGACCACCCGTTACCAGATCGGCTGGGCGCCGGAGCGGACCACGGTGCGGGTCACCCGCAAGACCGGGATCGCCCGGGACCTGGCCAGCCGGGCGGATGGCGGCACCGAGCTGAGTGGTTCCAAGCGGTTGGCGGTGCAGTCCCGGATGGTCCGGCTGGTGCGGGGCGGCCGGGACGGCCGGCTGGTGCTGATGATCCCGGAGCGGACCGGCACCCGGGTGCACGCGTTGACGCTGGCGCACGTGGTGCTGCGTGAGCGGGTCGATCCGGCGCATCTGGTGGAGTTGCTGGATCTGACCGGCACCCGGCTGGAGGAGGTGCGGGCGGCGGTCACCGAGACGGACACCCGCTTCGACCCGGCCGGGCTGGCCGCGCTGCCGGTCGAGACGGTGCTGCTCGCCCCGGTCGACGAGGTGAGCCGCCAGCTCACCGGGGCGGCGTGACGGTCACCTCGTCGGGGTGACCTTCGTGATGCCGGTGGGGGAGTCCGGGTTCTCGCCCCGGGCGAGCGCCAGCGCGTGGGTCAGCCGCTGCAGCGGCAGGATGTCCAGCAGCGGCGCGTACCGCTCGTCGACGGCGGGCACCGGGAGTCGGGCGGTGGTGCCGGGCACGTCGGTGGCGGAGACCACCACCACGTCCGCGCGCCGCTGGCCGACCTTCGTGACCACCTCGCGCATCGAGGCGCCGCCGGGTCCGCCGCCGACGACCGCGAGGACGGGTACGTCGGGATCGGTGACGGCCAGCGGCCCGTGCAGCAGGTCCGCCCCGGAGAACGCGAGCGCCGGCAGGTACGAGGTTTCCATGATCTTGTGGGCAACCTCGCGGGCGGTCGGGTAGCCGTAGCCCCGGCCGGCGGTGACCAGGGTGTTGGCGAACCGGTAGCGGGGCGCGAGCTCGGCCGGGGTGTCATCGGCGAGGGTGGTGGCGGCCAGCTCCGGCAGGGTGTCCAGGACGGCGCGCTCGTCGGCGGGCAGCCGCCCGTCGCCGGCCCGGACCCCCTCGATCACCATCAGCAGGGCGAGCAGTTCGGCGGTGTAGGTCTTGGTGGCCGGCAGGGCGCGTTCGACGCCGACCGAGAGATCGATCACCAGTTCGGCGATGCCGGCCAGCTCCGAGTCGGGCTCGTTCGTGATGCCGAGGGTGAGTGCGCCGGCTTCCCGGGCGACCTTGACGACCTCGCAGAGGTCGGGCGAGTGGCCGCTCTGGGAGACCCCGACCACCAGGGCCTGGGAGTAGTCCGGGCGGGCGCCGAAGAGGGTGGTGACGCTCGGCGAGGCCAGCCCGGCCGGCAGCCCCAGCCGGATCTCGGCGAGGTACGCGCCGTAGAGCGCCGCGTAGTCGGAGGTGCCGCGCGCGGTGAGCACGACGTGCCGGGGTCGCCGCCGGGCGATGGCGGCCGCGACCTCGGCGATCCGCCCCGAGTGGTCCGCCCCGAGCAGCCGGGCGTACGCCTCGGGCTGTTCCGAGATGTCCGCTGCCATCCCTGAGCCAGGAGTGGTCATGACGCTCCCTCATGCCGATCCGTGCGCGAATCCTGTCCCTTCCATGCTCAGTCTTGCACGAATAGAAGATCAATCGCAACGAAACAAGCAGGGCGCCCTGTGTGGGCGCGGCCCGAGTCGTTGCTAGGCGCC from the Solwaraspora sp. WMMD1047 genome contains:
- a CDS encoding N-acetyltransferase codes for the protein MSDGRAVGCRAEERGDHEAVRELHREAFGDHGRMVADLVDDLRESITADNGLSLVAEDGGRVIGQVMFTRGLLDAPRRLVEVQVLSPLAVLPARQREGVGAALIRHGLETMVERGVPLVFLEGDPRYYARFGFEPGGGHGFRRPSLRIPERAFQVIRLPTYEPWHTGTFVYSETFWRHDAVGLRDSTA
- a CDS encoding SIS domain-containing protein, translated to MAADISEQPEAYARLLGADHSGRIAEVAAAIARRRPRHVVLTARGTSDYAALYGAYLAEIRLGLPAGLASPSVTTLFGARPDYSQALVVGVSQSGHSPDLCEVVKVAREAGALTLGITNEPDSELAGIAELVIDLSVGVERALPATKTYTAELLALLMVIEGVRAGDGRLPADERAVLDTLPELAATTLADDTPAELAPRYRFANTLVTAGRGYGYPTAREVAHKIMETSYLPALAFSGADLLHGPLAVTDPDVPVLAVVGGGPGGASMREVVTKVGQRRADVVVVSATDVPGTTARLPVPAVDERYAPLLDILPLQRLTHALALARGENPDSPTGITKVTPTR
- a CDS encoding SIS domain-containing protein, translating into MCGIVAALPDYSGDSEGVSDRQLLEILPDPPAVDLTAARGVPGEVTAGLDWFVKSLGAAAELYTAPAAIHRLAVTPRLRAGTADRLRALERWLAELDDVLDDSGASWDADLLERTQRLAVRARDLVWTIGNDRIEAATRIGGLAPAGIATLAAARSYLALDAVLDAVDRLEVRGRDSAGVQVWITFDEQPAAAELPDALRSRVDADYRHRAVRFFRGGLSVVYKRASIIGRLGDNVAYLRAAIAADGDLHALLALPGARVTVLAHTRWASVGRISEANAHPVDSETGSATGGGLATAVLNGDIDNHVELRERLRLPADPAGVSTDAKLIPVMLAAEVDAGTEPARALAHCVRRYHGSFAIGAQTDAAPDRLLLAVQGSGQGLYVGFAPGCFLVASEVYGLVGWTDTYLRLDGTAAGEGEEGAGSVVALDRAGAGTLAALRAYTLAGQVRPVTEEDLSTAEITTRDVARGSFDHYLEKEITEAPSSFRKSLRGRYAVDGERLVVALGETTFPAALRERFAAGQLTELIFVGQGTAAVACKGIANVARQLLHPALSVEAMPATELSAWGLRADMSAVCLVAVSQSGSTTDTNRAVDMARSRGAAVLAIVNRRDSDLAHKSDGVLYTSDGRDVEMAVASTKAFYSQAATGALLALQIARVCDRLAPDLEDSLLRALLELPHQIEALHQLAPTVAEISEVAIRYPYWTVVGSGPNRVAAEESRIKLSELCYKTISTDAVEDKKHVDLSAEAFVLVCAAGAPPGQIRDLTKEVDIFAAHRNAPVVVVDEGVDVPWATDWVVRVPAAHPAFAWILSTAAGHLFAYHCARAIDRRADPLREALAALEGSVDAGLLGLDDLDRACDNLHQFLAEAATGSVRGVLTSDTAIRLWQAALLLRHGTAAMESLPAEAADPVEFVRERITSAVDELTRSIDSVKHQAKTVTVGTSRGDSDLLENPLTAAVTEAGGDPSVVSYPVLMALRAFSRVVAAVAGTTRYQIGWAPERTTVRVTRKTGIARDLASRADGGTELSGSKRLAVQSRMVRLVRGGRDGRLVLMIPERTGTRVHALTLAHVVLRERVDPAHLVELLDLTGTRLEEVRAAVTETDTRFDPAGLAALPVETVLLAPVDEVSRQLTGAA
- a CDS encoding YbaB/EbfC family nucleoid-associated protein translates to MAEIGSAGEQLAAQVGQLRETSFRAGDDLGMVWVVVDHAGRVENVSLDPRAVELTADDLGWRINDTIRLARQTAAAHTDAVLAEAFPPSR
- a CDS encoding DUF559 domain-containing protein codes for the protein MPRAAVVPRDLSFVPFSGRRAVADGLLTRRMLVGPTWRRLLPDVYIHADAYQADDHRMWCDAVALRLPAGAAIGGLSAAYLHGVDLLPRDSPVSVVLPGTTRSRPHPRVAVTYADLATDDMTTFAALPLTTGVRTAFDLGRRLPRTEALVALDALLHRKVVRPPELAAYLSGHPRWPGAAQLRELLAVAEPRTESPMETRLRLILLDAGLPPLTAQHTVRTANGRHLGRIDLAYPDWRIAIEYEGDHHRERAHFRRDVARLNALRAHGWLVLRFTADDVRQHPGQIVTHVTAAIRERRRQGLTR